The Bdellovibrio sp. ZAP7 DNA segment CAGGTGGATTTTGCCGAAGTCGGCATTCAAAACCAATGCAACAGCCAGGCACATATTGCTTGGGCGCGCGGCAAAGGCGCTGAGATCATCACCTTGGATCAAGTGAATGAAAAAGGACTTTTGAATTCCTTGAAAGATTACTTACGCGGCAAAGAAGGCAAAAAGGTTTTCTTAAGCGTGGATATCGATGCTTTTACCTCCAACGAAGCTCCGGGCTGTTCTCAGTCCTGGACGACGGGACTTTTCACGAAGGATTTCCTGGAAGCCCTTCAGTGGATGATGAAGAATCACGATGTTCGCGGCATGGGAATTTACGAAGTCTCCCCGCCTCTGGATTCTGATAAGCGCACATGCAAATTAGCGGCGTTGATTTCTCATAATTTTATCTTTGGTCTTTTAAATAAAGGTTAGCTTTATGAATCGCGGTTTTGGCAGCGACAATCATGCGGGTGTTCACCCCAGGATTTTAGAATCATTGGCAAAGGCCAATGTCGAACACGCGCCATCTTATGGAACCGACGAATGGACCGAACAAGCTGTTGGCGCATTTCGCTCGCACTTTGGTGAACAATCCCAGGTCTTTTTTGTTTTCAATGGCACCGCTGCAAATGTCACCGCTTTGCGTGCGATCACTCGCCCCTGGCAAAGTGTTCTTTGTGCCGATGTTTCTCATATCAATATGGACGAGTGTGGCGCTCCCGAGCAAATGGGTGGTTTCAAACTGCAAACAGTGCCGACTGTCGATGGAAAACTTTCGGTCGCAGCTTTAGAAAATCAATTCATCCGCCGCGGCGATCAGCACTTTTCTCAGGCTGCGGTCTTAAGTATCACTCAGCCAACAGAGCTTGGGACGGTCTATAGGTTGGAAGAACTGCGTTCTTTGATCGGTTGGGCTCGCGAGCGTAAACTCTTGGTACATATCGACGGAGCGCGCTTAAGCAATGCGGCAGTATCTTTGGGGCTGGGCTTTAAAGAATTCACGACAGATTTGGGAGTCGATGTAGTCAGCTTTGGCGGGACAAAAAATGGCCTGATGATGGGTGAAGCTGTGATTTTTCTGAATAAAGCTTTAGCGCATGATTTTAAATATGTGCGCAAACAAAGCAGCCAACTTCCTTCCAAATCCCGCTTTATCGCCTGCCAGTTTATCGAGTATTTTAAAAATGATTTATGGAAAGACATTGCTGGAAACTCTTTGGAGCGCGCTCAAGAACTTTATGAAGCAATCCGTGAAGTTCCCGGTGTTGGCGTTCGTGCAAAGCCGACCAGCAACGCTGTCTTTGCCACAATTCCCTCCGCCTGGGTGAAACCCTTGCGCGAGAAATTTTTCTTTTATGTTTGGGACGAAAAAACTTTCGAGTGCCGCTGGATGACTTCCTGGGACACGCAAAGTTCCGACGTTCAAAATTTTGCCAATGCTATTAAGGAGCTTTCACGATGAAATACCCTCCGGTTCATTACCACGATTACCTAGGTATCGATAAAATCCTGGGCGCCCAACACCCCAAAAGTGTGGAGTACGGAAAACCTGCTCATGATGAATTGCTTTTTATCATCGTTCATCAGGCTTACGAGCTTTGGTTTAAGCAGATTCTTTTTGAATTGGATTCGGTTCTAGCGACTTTCCAAAAGCCGACCGTGGCCGAGGAAGAAATGGGTCAGGCCACTTCTCGCCTGGAAAGAATCGTCGCGATTCAAAAATTGATCATGGGCCAAATCGATGTTTTGGAAACCATGACACCTTTAGATTTCTTGGATTTCCGTGATATGCTTTACCCGGCATCGGGTTTCCAAAGCTTCCAATGGCGTTTGATTGAAACTAAATTGGGTCTGCGCATTGGCGACCGCTTGGCTTACAACCAGGCTCCGTTCTGGAAGTCTTTAAGCGAAGGTCAGCAAAAAGAAATGCTGGAAGTCCTGGACAAGCCTTCCCTGTTTGACTCCTTGGAAAAGTGGCTTGAGCGTACTCCGTTCCTGCAAGGTGAAAACTTCAATTTCTGGGATTCTTACAAGCAGGCCGTGAACAAGATGTTCAATGAGGATATAGCGACCGTTCAGGCCAATGCGAAAATTCCTGATGAAGAAAAAAAGAAAACCATCGAAGGTTTGGAAAAATCTTTGCAAAGTTTTGACGCTTTGTTTGACGAAGCGGCCTTCAACAAATTGCGCGCTGAAGGTCAGTTCCGACTGTCTTACAAGGCCATGCATGCTGCCCTGCTGATTCAGCTGTACCGCGACCAACCCATCCTGCAAACGCCGTTCAGAATCATCCGGGCACTTTTGGATATCGATGAAAACATGACGAACTGGCGTTACCGCCACGCGATGATGGCCATGCGCATGCTGGGGAATAAAATCGGTACTGGCGGCTCAAGCGGCCACCAATATCTGGCTGCTGCGACCGCAAA contains these protein-coding regions:
- a CDS encoding low specificity L-threonine aldolase, whose translation is MNRGFGSDNHAGVHPRILESLAKANVEHAPSYGTDEWTEQAVGAFRSHFGEQSQVFFVFNGTAANVTALRAITRPWQSVLCADVSHINMDECGAPEQMGGFKLQTVPTVDGKLSVAALENQFIRRGDQHFSQAAVLSITQPTELGTVYRLEELRSLIGWARERKLLVHIDGARLSNAAVSLGLGFKEFTTDLGVDVVSFGGTKNGLMMGEAVIFLNKALAHDFKYVRKQSSQLPSKSRFIACQFIEYFKNDLWKDIAGNSLERAQELYEAIREVPGVGVRAKPTSNAVFATIPSAWVKPLREKFFFYVWDEKTFECRWMTSWDTQSSDVQNFANAIKELSR
- a CDS encoding tryptophan 2,3-dioxygenase family protein, with amino-acid sequence MKYPPVHYHDYLGIDKILGAQHPKSVEYGKPAHDELLFIIVHQAYELWFKQILFELDSVLATFQKPTVAEEEMGQATSRLERIVAIQKLIMGQIDVLETMTPLDFLDFRDMLYPASGFQSFQWRLIETKLGLRIGDRLAYNQAPFWKSLSEGQQKEMLEVLDKPSLFDSLEKWLERTPFLQGENFNFWDSYKQAVNKMFNEDIATVQANAKIPDEEKKKTIEGLEKSLQSFDALFDEAAFNKLRAEGQFRLSYKAMHAALLIQLYRDQPILQTPFRIIRALLDIDENMTNWRYRHAMMAMRMLGNKIGTGGSSGHQYLAAATAKHKIFSDFFNLTTFFIPRSQVPALPKSISDRMSFHYT